A portion of the Colius striatus isolate bColStr4 chromosome 1, bColStr4.1.hap1, whole genome shotgun sequence genome contains these proteins:
- the LOC133627773 gene encoding transmembrane protein 140-like, with protein sequence MDLLQQRCAGRLLCRLILLESVVTLALMLYALLWEAGNLVDLPDKRIGFYNFCLWNETAGELQCLDYEHLQVMGISLPGMVLATICVYGCLVFSTFYTICVAYVECTEDREGWKVIRIMPIIKTIILSGGLGTFLFQTWHWIHLSDFTGGFLALLGTQALLLLQILTVTKCLSWANHTHPPR encoded by the coding sequence ATGGATCTGCTGCAACAGAGGTGTGCTGGGCGCTTGCTCTGCAGGCTGATCCTCCTTGAGTCTGTGGTGACCTTGGCCTTGATGCTCTACGCACTGCTGTGGGAAGCCGGCAACCTGGTTGACCTCCCTGACAAACGCATTGGCTTTTACAACTTCTGCCTGTGGAATGAGacagctggggagctgcagtgcctggACTACGAGCATTTGCAGGTGATGGGCATCAGCCTACCAGGAATGGTGCTAGCCACGATTTGTGTGTATGGCTGCCTGGTCTTCAGTACCTTCTACACCATTTGTGTTGCTTATGTGGAGTGCACAGAGGACAGAGAGGGCTGGAAGGTGATCCGCATCATGCCCATCATCAAGACCATAATCCTGTCTGGTGGCCTGGGTACGTTTCTTTTCCAAACCTGGCACTGGATTCACCTCTCTGACTTCACTGGGGGCTTCCTGGCACTGCTTGGGACTCAGGCTCTGCTACTGCTCCAAATTCTCACTGTTACTAAGTGCCTCAGCTGGGCCAATCACACACACCCACCACGTTAA